From the genome of Candidatus Saccharimonadales bacterium, one region includes:
- a CDS encoding phosphoglycerate kinase, with protein MTFFKQTITSVPLEHKTVLLRADYNVPLAPDGTIADDLRIRASLATVKKLLSEGCKVVIISHLGRPEGRDEKLSLEPVAARLAQLLGEPVRFVDQTIGDKPHMAIKRAPKRSVIVLENLRFHKGEEANDDNFARELLKTTGARYFVQDGFGVVHRAHASTEAITHYIPSVAGLLLEREYTTITRAMRAPKRPLVAILGGAKVSDKIGVVTEFINVADTIVITGAMANTFLAYKGYKLGKSRVEAGMNDTVAEIYKAAKAKVGEANVDDFLVLPADLAVAKSADKTQKRRNVSLDDIQSDDMALDMGDRTIEHIIKIVEAAKTVIWNGTLGVAELPEFAHGSARLALTLATHPHITSIIGGGDTADFVLDWDARGGESFTHVSTGGGASIELMAGEKLPGIESLLDAPR; from the coding sequence GTGACGTTTTTCAAGCAGACAATTACATCGGTGCCATTAGAGCATAAAACCGTGCTGTTGCGGGCAGATTACAACGTGCCGCTTGCGCCTGATGGTACCATTGCAGATGATTTGCGGATCCGAGCAAGTTTAGCAACCGTCAAGAAGCTGCTCAGCGAAGGTTGTAAAGTGGTGATTATCAGTCATCTTGGTCGTCCAGAGGGTCGGGATGAGAAACTTTCTCTAGAGCCCGTTGCTGCCCGACTTGCACAATTACTTGGCGAACCGGTACGTTTTGTCGACCAAACCATCGGTGACAAGCCACATATGGCTATTAAACGGGCACCAAAAAGAAGCGTAATCGTTCTTGAAAACCTCCGTTTTCATAAAGGCGAAGAGGCGAACGACGATAATTTTGCACGTGAGCTCTTAAAAACGACCGGGGCGCGCTATTTCGTGCAGGACGGATTTGGTGTGGTTCACCGAGCTCATGCGAGTACGGAAGCAATCACACATTATATTCCCAGTGTTGCGGGGTTGCTTTTGGAACGCGAGTACACCACCATCACTCGTGCCATGCGCGCGCCCAAGCGCCCACTGGTGGCTATTTTAGGCGGGGCGAAGGTGAGTGATAAAATTGGTGTCGTAACCGAGTTTATTAACGTTGCCGATACCATAGTTATTACAGGGGCAATGGCCAATACTTTCTTGGCGTATAAGGGGTATAAACTAGGTAAAAGCCGCGTTGAAGCAGGCATGAATGACACCGTTGCTGAGATTTATAAAGCAGCAAAAGCGAAAGTTGGTGAAGCAAACGTTGATGATTTCTTGGTGCTTCCCGCGGATTTGGCTGTTGCAAAAAGTGCCGACAAAACTCAAAAAAGACGAAATGTTTCGCTTGACGATATCCAATCCGATGATATGGCATTGGATATGGGTGATAGAACGATCGAGCATATCATTAAGATCGTAGAGGCAGCAAAAACGGTGATATGGAACGGTACTCTCGGCGTTGCTGAGCTGCCTGAGTTTGCTCATGGATCGGCGAGGCTGGCGCTTACCTTAGCTACTCATCCCCATATCACGTCGATTATCGGAGGAGGCGACACAGCGGACTTTGTGCTTGATTGGGACGCGCGTGGCGGCGAAAGCTTTACGCATGTTTCTACCGGAGGCGGAGCAAGTATCGAGTTAATGGCGGGTGAAAAATTACCAGGGATCGAAAGCTTACTAGACGCCCCGCGGTAA
- the tpiA gene encoding triose-phosphate isomerase: MASRKKLIVGNWKMNLNTHEASLYLHKLAGLIESHRDVEVVLAPTLLALQSLSLQIDRRQFKLAVQNLYWRDHGAFTGEVSASQLRGVADYAIIGHSERRHIFGETDKDVRHKVQAAIRNDIRPILCIGETATERADGETNDVLHDQLLGGLANLTAEELSNVVVAYEPVWAIGTGNNVKPDELKNAAKAIRRQIAHLYGEKAAEELRVLDGGSVTLANAADCLGTEGIDGLLIGGASLDAHAFSGIVKRAHDNAGKK, encoded by the coding sequence ATGGCAAGTCGTAAAAAACTCATTGTTGGCAATTGGAAGATGAACCTCAATACGCATGAGGCGAGTTTATATCTCCATAAGTTAGCTGGTCTTATCGAATCTCATCGTGACGTTGAGGTTGTGCTTGCGCCGACACTTCTTGCACTTCAGTCACTTAGCTTGCAGATTGATCGTCGCCAATTCAAGCTCGCCGTCCAAAATCTCTACTGGCGGGATCATGGTGCCTTTACGGGCGAAGTATCCGCTAGCCAACTCCGAGGCGTAGCAGACTATGCCATTATTGGTCATTCTGAGCGTCGTCATATCTTTGGCGAAACAGATAAAGATGTTCGCCACAAAGTACAGGCGGCAATTCGAAATGACATCCGGCCGATTCTTTGTATTGGCGAAACTGCCACCGAGCGCGCAGACGGTGAAACAAACGATGTATTACACGACCAGCTTTTAGGTGGTTTGGCGAATCTTACGGCCGAAGAATTGAGTAACGTCGTTGTGGCATATGAGCCCGTGTGGGCTATTGGAACCGGTAACAACGTCAAGCCTGATGAACTTAAGAATGCAGCAAAAGCCATTCGTCGACAAATAGCCCACCTCTATGGGGAAAAAGCGGCAGAAGAGCTACGCGTTCTTGATGGGGGAAGTGTCACATTGGCAAATGCTGCGGATTGCCTGGGAACGGAAGGAATAGATGGGCTGCTTATTGGGGGCGCGAGCCTTGATGCGCATGCGTTTAGTGGTATTGTAAAAAGAGCACATGATAATGCTGGTAAAAAGTAG
- a CDS encoding UvrD-helicase domain-containing protein has protein sequence MDLLKGLNPAQASAVQTTSGPLLILAGAGSGKTKTLTHRIAYLIAHERIWPNEILAVTFTNKAAKEMRERLGHLLGQDGSVREFMPWMGTFHGICVRLLRIDGDKLGIQPNYVIYDEDDRQGLIKQAMKQLSITDKQIKPSAVSSMVSNAKNELVSPEEFSETASYPFQKEVAKIYALYEKLRRDAGALDFDDLLIETVRLFKEHPDIRAKWCSQFKHILIDEYQDTNAAQYAIVKSLVGDERNICVVGDDWQSIYSWRGADFTNILNFERDFPGATIVKLEQNYRSTSAILEAAQSVITKNTQRSDKKLWTDGPAGAPVQVHSVYDEAEEAYTVATRIAAQAAIGARTYGDFAVLYRTNAQSYTLERALLQQRVPYQIVGGVRFYDRKEIKDIVAYLRLLYQPSDRMSFSRIVNVPTRGIGATSLEKFLVWQGTSGLDIISALTNVEQTSSLTPRAKTALETLGELLRLLQAKISSDTPPAELIELLINKTGYRDFILDGTPQAEDREANLGSLISDAKTFASLSDFLEEVALMSSADTSSDTEKVTLMTMHAAKGLEFPVVFMVGMEEGILPHSRVYEAGPSELEEERRLCYVGMTRAREELHLSYAQSRLQFGQRGYSSPSRFLEDMGHSVVSAPVSSFTSRTPSDYEYSDDIGLDVGDQVRSSQFGVGEVIDVDGMAVTVEFASGQTKKLNVEYAHLEKI, from the coding sequence ATGGATTTACTAAAAGGACTTAACCCCGCGCAAGCCAGCGCGGTTCAAACGACGTCAGGGCCTCTGTTGATTTTAGCCGGAGCTGGAAGTGGAAAAACAAAAACTCTCACGCATCGTATCGCTTATCTCATTGCTCATGAGCGAATATGGCCAAATGAAATCCTCGCGGTGACATTTACAAACAAGGCAGCCAAAGAAATGCGCGAGCGCTTGGGTCATCTTTTAGGGCAGGATGGCAGTGTGCGGGAGTTTATGCCCTGGATGGGTACATTTCATGGGATTTGTGTGCGCTTGTTGCGAATAGATGGCGACAAACTAGGCATCCAACCTAATTATGTAATTTATGACGAAGATGATCGCCAGGGCCTTATAAAGCAGGCTATGAAACAACTTTCTATTACAGATAAGCAGATTAAGCCCTCCGCTGTGAGCAGTATGGTTTCAAATGCTAAAAATGAGTTGGTAAGCCCTGAAGAGTTTAGTGAAACAGCGAGCTATCCGTTTCAAAAAGAAGTTGCAAAAATTTACGCACTGTACGAAAAACTTCGCCGTGATGCCGGGGCGCTTGATTTTGATGATCTGCTTATTGAGACAGTTCGGCTTTTTAAAGAGCATCCTGATATTCGTGCCAAATGGTGCTCACAATTCAAGCATATTCTGATCGATGAGTACCAAGACACGAATGCGGCTCAGTACGCGATTGTTAAAAGTTTGGTTGGCGACGAACGCAACATTTGTGTTGTGGGAGATGATTGGCAGTCGATTTATAGCTGGCGCGGGGCTGATTTTACCAATATTCTTAATTTTGAACGCGACTTTCCGGGCGCGACAATTGTAAAGTTGGAGCAAAACTACCGCAGTACGAGTGCGATCCTTGAGGCGGCGCAAAGTGTCATTACGAAAAACACACAGCGAAGCGATAAAAAGTTATGGACTGATGGTCCGGCTGGTGCACCAGTGCAAGTTCATAGCGTATACGATGAAGCTGAAGAGGCGTATACGGTAGCAACGAGAATTGCTGCTCAGGCGGCCATAGGTGCTCGGACCTATGGTGATTTTGCGGTATTATACCGAACCAATGCGCAGAGTTACACCTTAGAACGTGCCTTGTTACAGCAGCGCGTTCCGTATCAGATCGTGGGCGGGGTGCGTTTTTATGATCGTAAGGAAATCAAAGATATTGTGGCGTATCTTCGCTTGCTCTACCAGCCAAGCGATCGCATGAGTTTCAGCCGAATCGTTAACGTGCCGACACGTGGCATTGGGGCGACGAGCCTTGAGAAATTTCTTGTATGGCAAGGTACGAGTGGTCTGGATATTATTAGCGCGCTTACAAATGTCGAGCAGACAAGTAGCTTGACGCCGCGGGCAAAAACGGCGCTCGAAACGCTCGGCGAGCTGCTTCGTCTTTTACAGGCAAAAATAAGCAGCGATACGCCGCCCGCAGAGCTTATCGAGTTACTGATTAATAAGACAGGTTATCGCGATTTTATTTTAGACGGAACACCGCAGGCGGAAGACCGCGAGGCGAACCTTGGTTCGCTTATATCGGATGCCAAAACATTTGCCAGTCTCTCTGATTTTCTTGAAGAAGTAGCGTTAATGTCGAGCGCAGATACAAGCAGTGATACCGAAAAAGTGACGCTTATGACTATGCACGCGGCTAAGGGTCTGGAATTCCCTGTAGTCTTTATGGTGGGTATGGAAGAAGGAATACTGCCTCATTCGCGCGTGTATGAGGCAGGACCGAGCGAACTTGAAGAGGAGCGCAGGCTTTGCTACGTGGGGATGACCAGGGCGCGTGAGGAGCTTCACTTAAGCTATGCACAGAGTAGGTTGCAGTTTGGTCAACGGGGATACAGCTCACCATCCCGTTTTCTTGAGGATATGGGGCATTCGGTGGTTTCAGCTCCGGTATCGTCATTTACGAGTCGAACACCAAGCGATTATGAATATAGCGATGATATTGGGCTGGACGTTGGTGACCAAGTACGATCGAGTCAGTTTGGCGTTGGCGAGGTTATTGATGTCGATGGAATGGCGGTAACGGTTGAGTTCGCAAGCGGTCAAACGAAAAAACTGAACGTTGAGTATGCTCATCTCGAAAAAATATGA
- a CDS encoding NUDIX hydrolase has translation MRIIVRNIKGEVLLVKSVLGMTEWELPGGEVRRSETELAAIARELKEETALIILEDTIKKRRSLLQPFPLELFECIEPITANAQIKRPWEIREIRWCNPQELPIDTAGYVTSFFMK, from the coding sequence GTGCGAATTATAGTTCGTAATATAAAAGGTGAAGTACTTCTTGTAAAATCGGTACTCGGCATGACGGAGTGGGAGCTTCCTGGTGGCGAGGTGAGGCGTAGCGAAACGGAGCTCGCGGCCATTGCTCGCGAATTAAAGGAGGAAACGGCACTTATTATATTAGAAGATACGATCAAAAAAAGACGGTCACTTCTTCAGCCATTTCCTCTTGAGCTGTTTGAATGCATAGAACCGATAACTGCCAATGCACAGATTAAGCGCCCCTGGGAAATACGGGAGATACGATGGTGCAATCCGCAGGAGCTGCCGATAGATACGGCAGGGTATGTCACGTCTTTTTTTATGAAATGA
- a CDS encoding mechanosensitive ion channel family protein has protein sequence MIAAIKNTLNAWFAGNEPLKLIFVMIVTALLAYWLSKLIANIIIWIAKKIAGESDVASSEERFIQLRRVETYLSVSIALVRFGVVVAAVLFAWLVLSDSKATNANAATAIGAGAIFAVLAGATIGPLLRDITAGATMIIERWFDVGDFVQIDPFMDVKGVVERLTLRSTRIRSISGEVIWLHNQHIQGVRVTPRGVRTMAIDIFVNDADKAKKSIEKLLKTLKAGPTMLATPLHIVETEKISEDFYRITIMGQTAPGREWLIDNFFVEALEKADKRNPNFGIAYGPLVRYADEAAERRFRRAVRVQQFTAKSDTK, from the coding sequence ATGATTGCCGCTATTAAAAATACACTCAATGCTTGGTTTGCGGGTAATGAGCCCCTAAAACTTATATTCGTCATGATTGTGACGGCGCTACTTGCCTATTGGCTCAGTAAACTTATCGCGAATATCATCATTTGGATTGCTAAAAAGATTGCGGGTGAGTCGGACGTAGCTTCAAGTGAAGAGCGCTTTATCCAACTCCGACGTGTAGAAACGTACTTAAGTGTGTCTATCGCGCTCGTCCGTTTTGGGGTTGTTGTTGCGGCGGTGCTTTTTGCATGGCTCGTCCTCTCCGACAGTAAGGCGACGAATGCCAACGCTGCCACGGCAATCGGGGCAGGAGCTATTTTTGCCGTTCTTGCGGGTGCAACGATAGGTCCGTTGCTTCGTGATATTACGGCGGGAGCAACTATGATTATCGAGCGATGGTTCGATGTGGGCGACTTTGTGCAAATCGATCCTTTTATGGATGTAAAAGGCGTAGTTGAGCGTCTCACGCTGCGCTCGACCCGGATCAGAAGTATTTCCGGAGAAGTGATTTGGCTTCATAATCAGCATATTCAAGGGGTGCGAGTAACACCGCGCGGGGTGCGCACGATGGCAATAGATATCTTTGTGAACGATGCGGATAAAGCTAAAAAATCAATCGAAAAGCTCCTTAAGACTCTTAAGGCCGGCCCGACAATGCTGGCAACACCGCTTCATATCGTTGAAACAGAGAAGATATCCGAGGATTTTTATCGTATTACGATCATGGGACAAACCGCTCCTGGCCGCGAATGGCTGATTGACAACTTCTTCGTTGAGGCACTCGAGAAGGCAGACAAGCGCAATCCGAACTTTGGTATTGCTTATGGACCGCTGGTTCGTTATGCCGATGAGGCCGCCGAACGCCGTTTCCGCCGTGCTGTTCGCGTTCAGCAATTCACCGCCAAATCTGATACGAAGTAA
- a CDS encoding ubiquitin-like domain-containing protein — MKILSRRPVKLYGTLVILLSAFFIGAGVVFVAGQVSAESTIEPTPGERLITLHDDGQDKGILTKATTLKDALKEANILIDPNDIIEPGLDEKLIASTYDVNIYRARPVTVVDGAIRQKVMSPYQTAKQIAEHAGISLHDEDITTLEANTDMVSEGAGIQLNIDRAIEFTFNFYGTKATTYTQSKTVSEMLKQKGITIGENDTLSVPLDTSMTPGMVIELWRNGKQTAVGEEDVAFDTEKIQDADRPIGYRAIKTPGVVGKKKVTYEIEMKNGQEVRRTAIQSVITKEPVKAVEVVGAKAGFGGDFAEALAKLRSCEGGYNSWNPAGPYYGAYQFNEGTWNSVSSAPFGNATPAEQDAAARALYLRRGWQPWPSCSQKMGLQDIYR, encoded by the coding sequence ATGAAAATACTATCGAGAAGGCCAGTAAAATTGTACGGCACGCTTGTTATCCTGCTATCCGCGTTTTTTATTGGCGCTGGAGTTGTTTTCGTTGCGGGACAAGTGAGCGCAGAGTCAACCATTGAACCTACTCCCGGCGAGCGTCTCATTACGCTTCATGACGATGGCCAGGATAAAGGAATCCTCACCAAGGCAACTACCTTAAAAGATGCACTAAAGGAAGCTAATATTCTGATTGACCCGAATGATATCATCGAACCGGGTCTCGATGAAAAGCTAATTGCTTCGACCTATGATGTGAATATTTATCGCGCACGGCCGGTGACGGTTGTTGATGGAGCTATTCGTCAAAAAGTGATGTCACCGTATCAAACAGCAAAACAGATTGCTGAACATGCCGGTATTTCACTTCATGATGAGGATATTACAACGTTGGAGGCAAACACAGATATGGTTAGTGAAGGCGCCGGAATCCAACTGAACATTGATCGCGCAATCGAATTTACGTTTAATTTTTACGGAACGAAGGCAACCACCTACACCCAGAGCAAAACCGTTTCCGAAATGCTTAAACAAAAAGGGATTACTATAGGAGAAAACGATACGCTGTCCGTTCCTCTCGATACTTCTATGACACCGGGGATGGTGATAGAACTCTGGCGAAACGGTAAGCAGACGGCCGTGGGTGAAGAAGACGTCGCTTTTGACACGGAGAAAATTCAAGACGCTGATCGTCCTATCGGCTACCGTGCTATAAAAACACCCGGCGTCGTCGGAAAGAAAAAAGTAACCTACGAGATTGAAATGAAAAATGGCCAAGAGGTACGAAGGACCGCGATCCAAAGCGTCATAACGAAGGAGCCTGTAAAGGCCGTGGAAGTTGTCGGCGCAAAGGCCGGATTTGGCGGAGACTTTGCCGAGGCGCTCGCAAAGCTACGAAGCTGCGAGGGCGGCTATAACAGTTGGAACCCAGCCGGGCCTTACTACGGAGCGTATCAATTTAACGAAGGAACCTGGAATAGCGTTTCGAGTGCGCCATTTGGAAATGCAACACCTGCCGAACAAGATGCGGCTGCTCGCGCCCTCTACCTGCGCCGTGGTTGGCAGCCTTGGCCTTCTTGTTCACAAAAAATGGGCCTCCAGGATATCTACCGATAA
- a CDS encoding G5 domain-containing protein: MAHRVGAQPVAPEGGQRLISVHDEGTERGILTHATTLRGAFHEAGIPIDPSDLVEPGLDEKLEGNNYQVNIYRARPVTIVDGKTSIKVMTPYRTPAQIAQQAGMILHDEDIANMTVNTDIVSQGAGLQLSITRATEFTLMLYGTKTTAYTQGKTVAAMLKEKNIKLGASDTISSGLDSTIQSGMTIEIWRDGAQTVTQEQEIPFDTQKVLDMDHSIGYREIKTPGKTGARLITYEVVRQDGREVSRKEIQNVISRQPVRQVELVGNKPSNPLTKSKGAAYFVDSQRIGHRETYYDLPMNVVIGACGGGTYGIREDGAKVDQNGYILIAANYSRYPRCSIVETSMGLGKVYDTGGFAKVHPDGFDLATDWTNYDGR, translated from the coding sequence TTGGCACATAGAGTAGGTGCTCAGCCGGTAGCGCCTGAAGGTGGCCAACGCCTTATCTCAGTGCATGACGAAGGGACGGAGCGCGGAATTCTAACTCATGCAACAACGCTTCGTGGTGCGTTTCATGAGGCAGGTATCCCTATTGACCCGAGTGATCTTGTTGAGCCTGGCCTTGACGAAAAACTTGAAGGAAATAACTATCAGGTAAATATCTATCGCGCGCGGCCCGTGACGATTGTCGATGGTAAAACGAGCATAAAGGTCATGACGCCGTATCGGACTCCTGCGCAGATTGCTCAACAAGCAGGCATGATACTTCACGATGAGGATATCGCGAACATGACCGTCAATACGGATATCGTAAGCCAAGGGGCGGGCCTCCAGCTAAGCATAACTCGAGCAACAGAATTTACTCTTATGCTCTACGGAACAAAAACCACGGCGTATACACAAGGCAAAACCGTGGCAGCGATGCTAAAGGAAAAAAATATCAAGCTCGGTGCGAGCGATACGATCTCTTCTGGTTTGGATAGCACAATTCAGTCTGGAATGACAATTGAGATCTGGCGCGATGGTGCCCAGACGGTTACGCAGGAGCAAGAAATACCCTTTGATACTCAGAAAGTATTAGACATGGATCACAGTATCGGCTACCGCGAAATAAAAACACCAGGTAAAACAGGTGCACGACTTATAACGTATGAAGTAGTGAGACAAGACGGCAGGGAAGTCAGCCGCAAAGAAATTCAAAATGTAATAAGCAGGCAACCAGTTCGACAAGTAGAGCTTGTTGGCAATAAGCCGAGCAACCCACTTACTAAGTCAAAGGGCGCTGCCTACTTTGTGGATAGTCAGAGAATTGGGCATCGTGAAACATATTACGATCTTCCTATGAACGTTGTCATAGGAGCTTGTGGAGGAGGCACGTATGGTATCCGTGAGGATGGTGCCAAGGTAGATCAAAATGGGTATATCCTGATAGCCGCAAATTATAGCCGCTATCCGCGTTGTTCTATAGTAGAGACGAGTATGGGTTTGGGGAAAGTGTACGATACAGGTGGTTTTGCTAAAGTGCATCCCGATGGCTTCGATCTTGCGACGGACTGGACAAATTATGACGGAAGATAG
- the rsmA gene encoding 16S rRNA (adenine(1518)-N(6)/adenine(1519)-N(6))-dimethyltransferase RsmA has translation MTAPKKSLGQHWLKDREILAQIADAAGLSANDTVLEIGPGLGTLTSELLRKAHKVLAVEFDEELAAKLPGQFPGKNLEVVHNDILSFDLTQLPSGYKVVANVPYYITSKIVQLLMTSSNKPATTVLLVQKEVAQRLAAHPGDMSILAVSAQVFAEVSLGILVPAHYFTPPPKVDSAVVTLKTRSQPLFGSIPEKTFFRVVRAGFSSPRKKLHSSLAAGLGISKEAARDLLEKSSINPDVRAENLSVEDWVRLAGEFDGA, from the coding sequence ATGACAGCGCCCAAAAAATCACTCGGTCAGCATTGGCTTAAAGACCGTGAGATTCTTGCTCAGATTGCCGATGCTGCTGGCTTGTCTGCTAACGACACGGTGCTGGAGATTGGTCCGGGCCTCGGAACTTTGACGAGTGAATTGCTTCGCAAGGCGCATAAAGTGCTTGCTGTTGAGTTTGATGAAGAGTTAGCGGCAAAACTTCCGGGACAATTTCCTGGTAAGAATCTTGAAGTAGTTCATAACGACATCCTTTCCTTCGACCTTACGCAGCTTCCTTCGGGGTATAAGGTAGTCGCGAATGTGCCGTACTATATCACGAGTAAAATCGTCCAGCTCCTCATGACGTCGAGCAATAAGCCGGCTACGACAGTTCTCCTTGTTCAAAAGGAAGTCGCGCAGCGTTTGGCAGCTCACCCTGGTGATATGAGTATATTGGCAGTGAGTGCCCAAGTGTTCGCCGAAGTATCTCTAGGCATCTTGGTTCCCGCCCACTATTTTACGCCGCCACCTAAGGTGGATTCGGCAGTGGTAACACTAAAAACAAGGAGCCAGCCACTTTTCGGTAGTATACCTGAAAAGACATTTTTCCGGGTGGTACGGGCCGGATTCTCTTCACCCCGCAAAAAACTACACTCGAGTTTGGCCGCCGGGTTGGGTATTTCAAAAGAGGCTGCTCGCGACCTTTTGGAAAAGAGCTCAATCAACCCTGACGTACGAGCGGAAAACCTGTCTGTTGAAGACTGGGTCAGGCTGGCTGGTGAGTTTGATGGCGCTTAA
- a CDS encoding ABC transporter ATP-binding protein — protein MIQIKSITKTYGKKQNIFQALSNVSLEIPDGASVAILGKSGSGKSTLMHAMSGLDRPETGQVIINGQDILQLKAKDVDTFRSKTIGFIFQAFFVQGNETCYDNVSLPLEIAKVPKSQRKALVEEALTKVDLADKIKERAKNLSGGQKQRLAIARAIVNNPSIIFADEPTGNLDSATGEMVEQLLFDYNKKSGTTLVIVTHDPDLANKCNMQVHIKDGQIEAVKGVAPTVRATQPQPASVAAQGVK, from the coding sequence ATGATTCAAATTAAATCGATCACGAAAACTTATGGAAAAAAGCAAAATATCTTTCAGGCGCTGAGCAATGTTAGTCTTGAAATTCCCGATGGCGCAAGTGTCGCAATTTTAGGCAAATCAGGCTCGGGTAAGTCGACACTTATGCACGCGATGAGTGGACTTGATCGCCCTGAAACTGGCCAGGTAATCATTAATGGCCAGGACATTCTCCAGTTGAAGGCAAAAGATGTAGATACATTTCGATCAAAGACGATCGGGTTTATTTTTCAAGCTTTTTTCGTTCAGGGTAATGAAACATGTTATGACAATGTCAGCCTTCCACTTGAAATCGCGAAAGTGCCCAAAAGTCAGCGCAAAGCACTTGTAGAAGAAGCCCTGACTAAGGTGGATTTGGCGGATAAAATTAAAGAACGTGCTAAGAATCTTTCGGGTGGACAAAAACAGCGATTGGCAATTGCTCGAGCCATCGTTAATAATCCAAGTATCATTTTTGCGGATGAACCAACCGGAAATCTTGATAGCGCAACAGGTGAAATGGTTGAACAACTCCTCTTTGACTACAATAAAAAATCAGGCACGACGTTGGTAATTGTGACGCACGATCCCGACCTTGCAAATAAATGTAATATGCAAGTTCATATTAAGGATGGCCAAATTGAAGCAGTAAAAGGTGTCGCGCCTACTGTGCGGGCAACTCAACCCCAGCCTGCTTCGGTAGCAGCTCAGGGGGTAAAGTAA
- a CDS encoding FtsX-like permease family protein codes for MTFPDILRRSWHNLGRAKVRVGLTAAALAIGAATMTLALAITQGAQDSIQKGFGNFKNNFVSVDGFTVKNSSANGIQTTDEANKANQDAQDKSLGVKDVEKFKAIPGVTQVLPLSYYRFDEVDINGQSYKAPYVSPLTPLDDLNDLVAGKRENLKGDTVIVPERYAKQAGVDASAFIGKKLTFVKKGTPAFFSRPAQPDTEVDLTVVGVTKSSGENKDASTEYAYLSPETMSKLADDSRGTTKPENVYYNRILIFTDESQTEKVKSKLQSDGYEAKTRADSVGKALEAVSAIRTALLVFASIAIFTAIFGVVNTQLMSVLERTREIGVMKALGLSRGGVLLMFSIEAGWIGFLGSIIGTLIAIPFALLLSALGGSAGFSVPITIPNFLLVVVVLVVIAMLSGFLPARRASKLDPVEALRSE; via the coding sequence ATGACATTTCCTGATATACTCCGTCGAAGTTGGCATAATCTTGGTCGAGCGAAAGTGCGCGTCGGCCTTACGGCTGCGGCTCTTGCTATCGGTGCGGCCACAATGACTCTAGCATTGGCTATTACACAGGGTGCTCAAGATAGCATTCAAAAAGGATTTGGTAATTTTAAAAATAACTTCGTGAGTGTCGATGGATTTACTGTGAAGAATTCTTCGGCAAATGGTATTCAAACCACCGATGAAGCCAATAAGGCCAATCAAGATGCTCAGGATAAAAGTTTGGGAGTCAAGGACGTTGAAAAGTTCAAAGCGATTCCTGGCGTAACACAGGTTTTACCCCTCAGTTATTACAGGTTTGACGAAGTTGATATTAACGGCCAAAGTTACAAAGCTCCGTATGTTTCTCCACTTACACCACTCGATGATTTGAATGATCTAGTCGCGGGTAAGCGCGAAAACCTGAAAGGTGATACAGTCATTGTCCCTGAGAGGTACGCAAAACAGGCGGGCGTCGATGCATCCGCATTTATTGGCAAAAAGCTTACTTTTGTTAAAAAAGGTACGCCGGCATTCTTTAGTCGGCCAGCTCAGCCCGATACCGAAGTTGACTTAACGGTTGTAGGCGTCACAAAAAGCTCAGGCGAGAACAAAGACGCAAGCACTGAATATGCGTACCTTTCACCCGAAACTATGAGCAAGCTGGCTGATGACAGTCGTGGTACGACCAAACCGGAAAATGTCTACTATAACCGAATCCTTATCTTTACCGATGAATCGCAGACAGAAAAGGTAAAGTCAAAGCTTCAGTCCGATGGGTATGAAGCGAAAACGCGTGCCGATAGCGTAGGCAAAGCCCTTGAAGCAGTCAGCGCCATCCGTACCGCCCTGCTGGTATTTGCTAGTATTGCCATCTTCACCGCCATCTTTGGTGTGGTAAATACTCAATTAATGTCAGTCTTAGAGCGCACCCGTGAAATCGGCGTCATGAAAGCACTGGGTCTTTCTAGAGGTGGTGTGCTTCTTATGTTCAGTATTGAAGCAGGCTGGATTGGCTTTTTGGGAAGTATCATAGGAACGCTGATCGCCATACCGTTTGCACTGTTGCTTAGCGCACTTGGTGGAAGTGCAGGCTTCAGCGTGCCTATTACGATTCCGAACTTCCTTCTTGTCGTTGTTGTGCTTGTTGTCATTGCGATGCTTTCAGGCTTCTTGCCTGCCCGCCGTGCTTCCAAGCTTGATCCTGTTGAGGCTTTAAGAAGCGAATGA